The Phycisphaeraceae bacterium genome has a segment encoding these proteins:
- a CDS encoding DNA-3-methyladenine glycosylase: MPTLRRPFFAKPADVLARDLIGCRLVRFFPSGCRAAGIIVETEAYLGADDRASHAYKNRRTPRNEPMFMLPGTSYVYFTYGMHFCMNVSALAEDQPHAVLIRALEPIEGLDLMHANRTKPGAKPLRDLDLCSGPAKLCKALAIDRDLNAIDLCSSSVLTLQRARRISDEHIIRSPRIGIANAADWTSRPLRFSIRDNPHVSVPPRAQVF, encoded by the coding sequence ATGCCCACGCTCCGCAGACCCTTCTTCGCCAAACCCGCTGACGTACTGGCACGCGATCTCATCGGCTGTCGCCTCGTCCGCTTCTTCCCCAGCGGCTGCCGCGCCGCGGGCATCATCGTCGAGACCGAGGCCTACCTCGGCGCCGACGATCGCGCCTCACACGCATACAAAAACCGCCGCACACCGCGCAATGAACCAATGTTCATGCTCCCAGGCACCAGTTACGTCTACTTCACCTATGGCATGCATTTCTGCATGAATGTCTCCGCGCTCGCCGAAGATCAGCCACACGCCGTCCTCATCCGTGCCCTCGAACCCATCGAAGGCCTCGACCTTATGCACGCCAACCGCACCAAGCCAGGCGCAAAACCCCTCCGCGACCTCGACCTCTGTTCCGGACCCGCAAAACTCTGCAAGGCCCTCGCCATCGATCGCGATCTCAACGCCATCGACCTTTGTTCGAGTTCTGTCCTGACTCTCCAGCGAGCCCGACGCATATCGGACGAGCACATCATCCGCTCCCCACGCATCGGCATCGCAAACGCCGCTGACTGGACTTCTCGCCCCCTGCGCTTCAGCATCCGCGACAATCCACACGTCAGTGTCCCCCCGCGCGCGCAGGTTTTTTGA
- a CDS encoding cupin domain-containing protein, giving the protein MLIRNINETPRTPVKMDGVKGATMAIMVGREDGAPNFSLRQFEVEAGGHTPRHSHDYEHEVYIVAGSGEVLLEGAMRPIRAGDVIYVPADSEHQFQATGSEGLRFLCIVPVTRNCGDPVPGS; this is encoded by the coding sequence GTGCTGATTCGCAATATCAATGAGACGCCGCGCACGCCGGTGAAGATGGATGGAGTGAAGGGCGCGACCATGGCGATCATGGTCGGGCGCGAGGATGGGGCTCCGAATTTTTCGTTGCGGCAGTTTGAGGTGGAAGCCGGCGGGCACACGCCCCGGCATTCGCATGATTACGAACACGAGGTGTACATCGTTGCGGGGAGTGGCGAGGTGCTGCTTGAGGGGGCGATGAGACCGATCCGTGCGGGGGATGTGATTTACGTTCCGGCGGATTCGGAGCACCAGTTTCAGGCAACAGGGAGTGAGGGGCTGCGTTTTCTTTGTATCGTGCCAGTGACGCGAAATTGCGGGGACCCTGTTCCGGGCAGTTGA
- a CDS encoding MBL fold metallo-hydrolase — translation MHPKTHTSPVIEPFPLGEFQTNCYLVRHADPTHSNACWIADVSFSPAPLLDRVEALGLNVQAIILTHAHVDHIAGLNEAIDRLGPIPIWIHEAERDWLSNPVLNLSTPLGLAITGPAPARLLKHNESLTLIGEPWRVLHIPGHSPGSIALYHEPSRQIISGDALFAGSIGRTDFPNCSFEQLAHSIRTHLYTLPDETRVYPGHGPDTTIGFERRTNPFVRP, via the coding sequence ATGCATCCAAAAACGCACACATCACCCGTCATCGAGCCATTCCCCCTCGGCGAGTTCCAGACCAACTGCTATCTCGTCCGCCACGCCGACCCCACACACTCCAACGCCTGCTGGATCGCCGATGTCAGCTTCTCCCCCGCACCCCTTCTCGATCGCGTCGAAGCCCTCGGCCTCAACGTCCAAGCCATCATCCTCACTCACGCACACGTCGATCACATCGCCGGCCTCAACGAAGCAATCGACCGCCTCGGCCCAATCCCGATCTGGATTCACGAGGCCGAACGCGATTGGCTCTCAAACCCCGTCCTCAATCTCAGCACGCCTCTGGGCCTCGCCATCACCGGCCCCGCCCCCGCACGCTTGCTCAAACACAACGAATCACTCACCCTCATCGGCGAACCATGGCGCGTGCTCCACATCCCCGGCCACTCGCCAGGCAGCATCGCTCTCTATCACGAACCCTCACGCCAGATCATCTCCGGCGATGCCCTCTTCGCAGGCTCCATCGGACGCACCGACTTCCCCAACTGCTCCTTCGAACAGCTCGCACACTCCATCCGCACACATCTCTACACACTCCCCGACGAGACCCGCGTCTACCCAGGCCACGGCCCCGACACCACCATCGGCTTCGAACGACGCACCAATCCCTTCGTGCGCCCCTGA
- a CDS encoding DinB family protein — translation MSFMGTTIRITAERMLGLAEVLAADVDAKIFARQPMADGKRVVTNHPAFVYGHLAIYPARVLGLAGKDASTLTPPAAWNDLFKAGAECRDDAEGTIYPGKDELVKSMLEWHRAALVVVEAMTEEEFKAPNPAGGRFSEIMPTMGAATMFLFGGHAMMHLGQVSAWRRVMGLPSAMR, via the coding sequence ATGAGTTTCATGGGAACGACGATCAGGATTACGGCGGAGCGCATGCTTGGGCTGGCGGAAGTTTTGGCTGCGGATGTTGACGCGAAGATTTTTGCGCGTCAGCCGATGGCGGATGGCAAGCGAGTCGTGACGAATCATCCGGCTTTTGTGTATGGACACCTTGCGATCTATCCGGCGCGAGTGCTGGGGCTTGCGGGGAAGGATGCGAGCACTTTAACGCCTCCGGCGGCGTGGAACGACCTGTTCAAGGCGGGCGCGGAGTGTCGGGATGATGCGGAGGGGACGATTTATCCAGGGAAGGATGAGCTGGTGAAGTCGATGCTCGAGTGGCATCGGGCGGCGCTGGTGGTGGTTGAGGCGATGACGGAAGAGGAGTTCAAGGCTCCGAACCCTGCGGGTGGGCGGTTCAGCGAGATCATGCCGACGATGGGTGCTGCGACGATGTTTCTGTTTGGTGGGCACGCGATGATGCACCTTGGGCAGGTGAGCGCGTGGAGGCGTGTGATGGGGCTGCCTTCGGCGATGCGGTGA
- a CDS encoding ThiF family adenylyltransferase translates to MGEVSRYQRQMLLAGVGEGGQARLLESHALVVGCGALGCVSSEMLVRAGVGRLTIVDRDVVELTNLQRQVLFDERDAAEQSPKAEAARRHLARINSGVRVRSVVADFSPLNAERLIAGDWKPDVILDGTDNFETRYLLNDVAVKHGIAFVYAGVVAASGMSMSVLPGETACLRCVFREMPAAGSQPTCDTAGVLGPAVSIVAGYQAAEALKILLGLREKLMPSLLTFDLWEGTRSRLDLREARDAACPCCGLGRYEFLEGAGHEGAAVSLCGRGVVQVSPPMETRVDLVALARRLGGVGRFRVAEMVVTGELDEERGEEGEAIGLTVFEDGRALVRGVRSAERARAIYARYVGA, encoded by the coding sequence ATGGGCGAAGTGTCACGATATCAGCGGCAGATGCTGCTGGCGGGAGTTGGCGAAGGCGGCCAGGCGAGGCTGCTTGAGTCGCATGCGCTGGTGGTGGGTTGTGGGGCGCTTGGGTGCGTGAGCAGCGAGATGCTGGTGCGTGCGGGGGTCGGGCGGCTGACGATCGTTGATCGCGATGTGGTGGAACTGACCAACCTTCAGCGGCAGGTGCTGTTTGATGAGCGTGATGCGGCAGAGCAATCGCCAAAGGCGGAGGCTGCGCGCCGGCATCTTGCAAGGATCAACAGCGGCGTGCGCGTGCGCAGCGTGGTTGCGGACTTTTCGCCCTTGAACGCGGAGCGATTGATTGCGGGCGATTGGAAGCCGGACGTGATTCTGGATGGAACGGACAACTTCGAGACGCGGTATCTGCTCAATGATGTTGCGGTGAAGCACGGGATTGCGTTTGTGTATGCGGGCGTGGTGGCGGCGAGTGGGATGTCGATGAGCGTGCTGCCGGGGGAGACGGCGTGTTTGCGGTGCGTGTTTCGGGAGATGCCTGCGGCGGGTTCGCAGCCGACATGCGATACAGCGGGGGTGCTGGGGCCTGCGGTGTCAATTGTGGCGGGGTATCAGGCGGCCGAGGCGTTGAAGATTCTGCTGGGGCTGAGGGAGAAGTTGATGCCGTCGCTTTTGACGTTTGATCTGTGGGAGGGAACGCGGTCGCGGCTGGATCTGCGTGAAGCGCGTGATGCGGCGTGTCCGTGCTGCGGGCTTGGGCGGTATGAGTTTCTTGAGGGCGCAGGGCATGAGGGTGCGGCGGTGTCGCTGTGTGGCCGCGGGGTGGTGCAGGTTTCGCCGCCGATGGAAACGCGGGTGGACCTTGTGGCGCTTGCACGTCGGCTTGGGGGCGTGGGACGGTTTCGTGTCGCGGAGATGGTGGTGACGGGTGAGCTTGATGAAGAGCGTGGTGAAGAAGGCGAAGCGATCGGGCTGACGGTGTTTGAGGATGGGCGTGCGCTGGTGCGTGGGGTGCGATCGGCTGAGCGGGCGCGGGCGATCTACGCTCGGTATGTTGGTGCGTGA
- a CDS encoding PEP-CTERM sorting domain-containing protein (PEP-CTERM proteins occur, often in large numbers, in the proteomes of bacteria that also encode an exosortase, a predicted intramembrane cysteine proteinase. The presence of a PEP-CTERM domain at a protein's C-terminus predicts cleavage within the sorting domain, followed by covalent anchoring to some some component of the (usually Gram-negative) cell surface. Many PEP-CTERM proteins exhibit an unusual sequence composition that includes large numbers of potential glycosylation sites. Expression of one such protein has been shown restore the ability of a bacterium to form floc, a type of biofilm.): protein MNKAMLACAAVAGVAAGACGQSYFQYSGGTVTFTKAAFADPNDAANWDVITSDVALTRSNLAGIYNPIQEPWYVGTVSPMGTLWYFGGTVADVIGGSIVLGDFDVWEDAKPAFTPNIVGMNSVMYLQAHDAYVDFMVTSWGVGIQGGGAVSWRRAYVPAPASAGLLGLAGLCALRRRR, encoded by the coding sequence ATGAACAAGGCGATGTTGGCATGTGCGGCTGTGGCGGGCGTTGCAGCGGGTGCGTGCGGGCAGTCGTACTTCCAGTATTCGGGCGGGACGGTCACGTTTACCAAGGCTGCGTTTGCCGATCCGAATGATGCGGCGAACTGGGATGTGATCACGAGCGATGTGGCGCTGACGCGGAGCAATCTGGCGGGGATCTACAACCCGATTCAGGAGCCCTGGTATGTGGGAACGGTGAGCCCGATGGGGACGCTGTGGTACTTTGGCGGGACGGTGGCGGATGTGATCGGGGGTTCGATCGTGCTGGGGGATTTTGATGTGTGGGAGGACGCGAAGCCAGCGTTTACGCCGAACATTGTCGGGATGAACTCGGTGATGTACCTTCAGGCGCATGATGCGTATGTGGACTTCATGGTGACGAGTTGGGGTGTGGGGATTCAGGGTGGTGGAGCCGTGTCGTGGAGGCGGGCGTATGTGCCTGCGCCGGCGTCGGCGGGGTTGCTGGGTCTTGCGGGGTTGTGTGCGTTGCGTCGGCGTCGGTAG
- a CDS encoding NERD domain-containing protein gives MAHYLHRAFATEQGVRVIHGLRLVDDTLPEACGKSGVAQMDHLVLHARGAFIVESKSVCDTVSVRGDGSGGDEWTRSFGGRRTGMASPIAQAQRQAEFLRRVLQEHRADLLGQVSLGMRPLSLVVNGTTQRGFTKMPIQIVVAISDEGMIRREKGWKEPTEPFRSFVCKADQVAEKLRAEMRQHRASGGLMSSDEYGVWRMSVNELARVEQFLNSRHQPIEGDGRGPRSTGVAQRCEDDVTPQPATKERFGAPDSVCKGCGGRNLMARWGKYGYYWICRDCHKNTKMPTVCSVCGVVGEKGLPVSIRKEGAKYYRVCAACGIEERIWTEE, from the coding sequence ATGGCGCACTATCTCCATCGCGCGTTTGCGACGGAGCAGGGCGTACGGGTGATCCATGGCCTGCGGCTGGTTGACGATACTTTGCCGGAGGCGTGTGGAAAGTCGGGCGTAGCGCAGATGGATCATCTGGTGCTGCATGCGCGTGGTGCGTTCATCGTTGAGAGCAAGTCGGTCTGTGATACGGTCAGCGTGCGCGGCGATGGCAGCGGCGGGGATGAGTGGACCCGTTCGTTTGGGGGCAGGAGGACAGGGATGGCCTCGCCGATTGCACAGGCGCAGCGTCAGGCGGAGTTTTTGCGCAGGGTGCTGCAGGAGCATCGGGCGGATCTTCTGGGGCAGGTCTCGCTGGGAATGCGGCCGCTCTCGTTGGTGGTCAACGGGACGACACAGCGAGGATTTACAAAGATGCCGATTCAGATCGTGGTTGCGATCAGCGACGAAGGCATGATCCGTCGTGAGAAGGGCTGGAAGGAGCCGACGGAGCCGTTTCGGTCGTTTGTTTGTAAAGCCGATCAGGTTGCAGAGAAGTTGCGTGCGGAAATGCGGCAGCATCGGGCGAGTGGCGGGCTGATGTCATCGGATGAGTATGGGGTTTGGCGGATGAGCGTGAATGAACTGGCGCGAGTGGAGCAGTTTCTGAATTCGCGGCATCAGCCGATTGAAGGTGACGGCAGAGGACCAAGAAGCACTGGGGTTGCACAGCGGTGTGAAGATGATGTGACGCCTCAGCCAGCCACGAAAGAGCGGTTTGGTGCGCCGGATAGTGTGTGCAAGGGTTGCGGCGGACGGAACCTGATGGCGCGGTGGGGCAAGTATGGGTATTACTGGATCTGCCGTGATTGCCACAAGAATACGAAGATGCCGACAGTGTGCTCGGTGTGCGGAGTTGTGGGCGAGAAAGGGCTGCCGGTGAGTATTCGCAAAGAAGGTGCGAAGTATTACCGTGTGTGTGCTGCGTGCGGGATCGAAGAGCGAATCTGGACCGAGGAATGA
- a CDS encoding ferrous iron transporter B, translating to MTAHAIRLAAMAPGFDGSGAGRSGATVRVALIGNPNVGKTTLFNRWCAASHHTSNFPGTTQEARFGAMTADATVELIDLPGMYSFLDGSAESAACRRVLSGDEKPDAVCVVIDVANVTRGLRVVRESIEAGHAVFVLVTDVGRGEETSGVARSLAKAADVRAIGIEGSERVFGSVARDVVATGAVARVFAADWADVTAGLVWRGASATGSGTRGDRADRLALHPVAGVLIFAAVMWGLFYSVFAIAAYPMDWIEGFFSWLAGVIGNALPEGPVASLVGDGIVGGVGATLVFLPQIAMLFFLISLLEESGYLARGALLADRVLRPFGLPGSAFVPLLSAHACAIPSIVACRTIRDVRERVTAILVLPFMSCSARLAVYALLVSFLFADKPALAATAFAGCYALGAVAALATSLLARRTILRGPASSLAIELPEWRVPRLGAALKAAAVRSGVFLRKAGTVILVMMMALWWLSNYPEVGPGAESQALAAAAEVATDEDRAAELRAEAERMAARDAARGSFMGQIGRAAAPVFGPLGYDWQISIGVMSSFAAREVFVSTMSVVLAGEEEGEGILERMKSARRDDGSLVFSTATLWSLLVFYVLAMQCLPTLAVTAREAGGVRWAVLQLGWMTVVAYVGAMIARAIVLGLGG from the coding sequence TTGACTGCACATGCAATAAGACTGGCGGCGATGGCTCCGGGCTTTGATGGGTCGGGAGCGGGCCGAAGTGGTGCGACGGTGCGTGTTGCGCTGATCGGGAATCCGAACGTCGGGAAAACAACTTTGTTCAATCGGTGGTGCGCGGCGTCGCATCACACTTCGAACTTTCCTGGAACGACGCAGGAAGCGCGGTTTGGCGCGATGACTGCGGATGCGACGGTTGAGTTGATTGATCTGCCGGGGATGTACAGTTTTCTGGATGGGTCGGCGGAGTCGGCAGCGTGTCGGCGCGTGCTGTCGGGCGATGAGAAGCCTGATGCGGTGTGTGTGGTGATCGACGTTGCGAATGTGACGCGCGGGCTGCGTGTGGTGCGTGAGTCGATCGAGGCTGGGCATGCGGTGTTTGTGCTGGTGACGGATGTGGGTCGCGGGGAGGAGACGAGCGGGGTTGCGAGGTCGCTTGCGAAGGCTGCGGATGTGCGTGCGATCGGGATTGAGGGCTCGGAGCGTGTTTTTGGGAGTGTCGCGCGCGACGTGGTGGCGACGGGGGCTGTGGCGCGGGTGTTTGCGGCGGACTGGGCGGATGTGACTGCGGGATTGGTTTGGCGTGGGGCGAGCGCGACGGGGAGCGGCACGCGTGGCGATCGAGCGGACCGGCTTGCGTTGCATCCGGTAGCGGGTGTGCTGATTTTCGCGGCGGTGATGTGGGGGCTGTTTTATAGTGTTTTTGCGATTGCGGCGTATCCGATGGATTGGATCGAAGGTTTTTTTTCGTGGCTTGCGGGGGTGATTGGGAATGCGCTGCCGGAAGGGCCTGTGGCGAGTCTGGTTGGGGATGGGATTGTGGGCGGGGTGGGCGCGACGTTGGTTTTTCTGCCGCAGATTGCGATGTTGTTTTTTCTGATCTCGCTGCTGGAAGAGAGCGGGTATCTGGCGCGTGGGGCGCTCTTGGCGGATCGGGTGTTGAGGCCGTTTGGGCTGCCTGGGAGCGCGTTTGTGCCGCTGCTGAGTGCGCATGCGTGCGCGATTCCTTCGATTGTTGCGTGTCGGACGATTCGCGATGTGCGTGAGCGTGTGACGGCGATTCTGGTGTTGCCATTCATGAGTTGCAGTGCGCGGCTTGCGGTGTATGCGCTGCTGGTGTCGTTTCTGTTTGCGGACAAGCCTGCGCTGGCTGCGACTGCGTTTGCGGGGTGTTATGCGCTGGGCGCGGTTGCGGCGCTGGCGACGAGTCTGCTTGCGCGGCGGACGATCTTGCGTGGGCCAGCGAGTTCGCTTGCGATCGAGTTGCCTGAGTGGCGTGTGCCGCGGCTTGGTGCGGCGCTCAAGGCAGCAGCGGTGCGTTCGGGCGTGTTTCTGCGCAAGGCGGGGACGGTGATACTGGTGATGATGATGGCGTTGTGGTGGCTTTCGAATTATCCGGAGGTTGGTCCTGGTGCGGAGTCGCAGGCGCTTGCGGCGGCGGCGGAGGTTGCGACCGACGAGGATCGGGCGGCGGAGTTGCGGGCTGAGGCGGAACGTATGGCGGCGCGCGACGCGGCGCGTGGGAGTTTTATGGGTCAGATCGGGCGTGCGGCGGCACCTGTGTTTGGGCCGCTTGGGTATGACTGGCAGATCTCGATCGGTGTGATGAGCAGTTTTGCGGCGCGCGAGGTGTTTGTGAGCACGATGTCGGTGGTGCTTGCGGGTGAAGAGGAAGGCGAGGGGATTCTGGAGCGGATGAAATCGGCGCGTCGTGATGACGGGAGTCTGGTGTTTTCGACGGCGACGCTGTGGTCGCTGCTGGTGTTTTATGTGCTTGCGATGCAGTGTCTGCCGACGCTTGCGGTAACGGCGCGTGAGGCTGGGGGCGTGCGGTGGGCGGTGCTGCAGTTGGGGTGGATGACGGTGGTGGCGTATGTCGGGGCGATGATTGCGCGGGCGATTGTGCTGGGGCTTGGGGGGTAG
- a CDS encoding ferrous iron transport protein A, with protein MRFRGLLSPIKRARVTGVAPAHSSAVADLPRGGRGRVVATVGCAAECDYLRGLGIEPGVEVEVCRAGSPCVVNVGFACGGVCRIGIGREIARRIYVDCTCNKTGGDGSGL; from the coding sequence GTGCGGTTTCGTGGATTGCTCAGCCCGATCAAGCGTGCCCGCGTGACAGGCGTTGCTCCGGCGCATTCGTCGGCGGTGGCGGATCTGCCGCGTGGTGGTCGGGGGCGTGTGGTGGCGACGGTCGGCTGTGCGGCGGAGTGTGACTATCTTCGCGGGCTCGGGATCGAGCCTGGGGTGGAGGTTGAGGTGTGCCGTGCTGGGAGCCCGTGCGTGGTGAACGTTGGGTTTGCGTGCGGCGGTGTTTGCCGGATCGGGATCGGGCGTGAGATTGCTCGACGGATCTACGTTGACTGCACATGCAATAAGACTGGCGGCGATGGCTCCGGGCTTTGA
- a CDS encoding AI-2E family transporter encodes MANPPNPNNHPDKRPDWARLHLWQIQPVRDVLVVFVILGLLWLGQAISVVTVPVLLAILFAYLFEPVIQLLVRRTRLSRKGAVASILVAAIVLVLIPVTLGLSYGVIQTAGLTARLTNNVRLVTSFVQADEAAAIEAARQKLLDHSGQAWIWMGEQLRAEEGGDLEIVFATASAWTQANAQRIAQTAVGLGTNVFQTALQLITGAISLAFMVFLTGFFFYFIATKWIECKGFAVHLLPEIHRARSIDLLKRFDIVVSAFIRGRLTIAFIQSILFTLGFMIIGVPAAFILGPLVAILAIVPYLALIGVPIAITLLWLENHTGIRGNIIWVIAAPLVLYFLVQAADDYVLTPMIQGKETGMSTPMILFASLAGGALFGVFGLLIAIPIAACLKIVIEAILWPRFRDWTKGRKADFLPIDSN; translated from the coding sequence ATGGCCAACCCTCCCAATCCCAATAACCACCCTGACAAACGCCCCGATTGGGCTCGCCTGCACCTCTGGCAGATTCAGCCAGTCCGCGATGTCCTTGTCGTTTTCGTCATCCTCGGCCTCCTCTGGCTCGGACAAGCCATCAGCGTCGTCACGGTCCCCGTTCTCCTCGCCATCCTCTTCGCTTACCTCTTCGAACCTGTCATTCAACTCCTTGTTCGTCGCACACGCCTCTCTCGCAAAGGAGCCGTCGCCTCCATCCTCGTCGCCGCGATCGTCCTCGTGCTCATCCCCGTCACCCTTGGTCTCTCCTACGGCGTCATCCAGACTGCCGGACTCACTGCACGACTCACCAACAACGTCCGCCTCGTCACTTCCTTCGTGCAAGCAGACGAAGCCGCCGCCATCGAAGCCGCCCGACAAAAACTCCTTGACCACTCCGGCCAAGCCTGGATCTGGATGGGCGAACAACTCCGCGCCGAAGAAGGCGGAGACCTCGAAATCGTCTTCGCAACCGCCTCCGCATGGACTCAGGCAAACGCACAACGCATCGCACAAACCGCCGTTGGCCTCGGTACCAACGTCTTTCAAACCGCACTCCAACTCATAACCGGCGCAATCTCACTCGCATTCATGGTCTTCCTCACCGGGTTCTTCTTCTACTTCATCGCCACCAAATGGATCGAATGCAAGGGATTCGCCGTTCACCTGCTCCCCGAAATACACCGCGCTCGCTCAATCGATCTCCTCAAACGCTTCGACATCGTCGTCTCCGCATTCATCCGAGGCCGCCTCACCATCGCATTCATTCAGTCCATCCTCTTCACCCTCGGATTCATGATCATCGGTGTGCCCGCAGCATTCATCCTCGGCCCACTCGTCGCAATCCTCGCCATCGTCCCATACCTCGCCCTCATCGGCGTCCCCATCGCAATCACGCTCCTCTGGCTCGAAAACCACACCGGCATTCGCGGCAACATCATCTGGGTCATCGCCGCACCCCTCGTCCTCTACTTCCTCGTACAGGCCGCCGACGACTACGTCCTTACTCCCATGATCCAGGGAAAGGAAACCGGCATGTCCACCCCAATGATCCTCTTCGCTTCACTCGCCGGAGGAGCCCTCTTTGGGGTTTTTGGACTCCTCATCGCAATCCCCATTGCCGCATGCCTCAAAATCGTCATCGAAGCAATTCTCTGGCCACGCTTCCGCGATTGGACCAAAGGCCGAAAAGCAGACTTCCTCCCAATCGACTCCAACTAA
- a CDS encoding polymer-forming cytoskeletal protein — MASTTSNNTEMTVIGRDTRIKGEMYFEGGARILGTFEGKINAAGEVQVGRGATCRATIEAERVVVDGQIEGDIVATELLTLNADARVEGDITASKLVVIEGATFTGQCRVGQIGAPSTQTQPESRTRTAPASAPSLHTPRATTLRSAAEPKPVVETRPLSLDIDSRAADVA; from the coding sequence ATGGCCTCAACAACATCAAACAACACCGAGATGACCGTCATCGGGCGTGACACCCGTATCAAGGGTGAAATGTACTTCGAAGGCGGCGCACGCATCCTCGGTACCTTCGAAGGCAAAATCAATGCCGCAGGCGAAGTCCAGGTCGGACGCGGCGCAACCTGCCGCGCAACCATCGAAGCCGAACGTGTCGTCGTCGATGGACAAATCGAAGGCGACATCGTCGCAACCGAACTTCTCACCCTCAATGCCGACGCTCGAGTCGAAGGCGACATCACCGCTTCCAAACTCGTCGTCATCGAAGGCGCAACATTCACCGGCCAATGCCGCGTCGGTCAGATCGGAGCGCCCTCCACGCAGACTCAACCCGAATCACGCACCCGCACCGCACCTGCCTCCGCACCATCTCTTCACACCCCGCGCGCCACAACCCTCCGCTCCGCTGCCGAGCCAAAACCCGTCGTCGAAACCAGGCCCCTCTCCCTCGACATCGACTCACGCGCCGCAGACGTCGCCTGA
- a CDS encoding polymer-forming cytoskeletal protein yields the protein MTTDALSIRSAIVGRQGTVPACCYHCGNSIKIPASAMTVTCPECYKQLNLEDISVRAMHWGGSLRTTGVVVIHKKARAVCNDVIASQGVRILGSLEASVRSAGPVYLGPNATVKGAINAPKLIVEPGAQLLGGPFRVPGAFIEPRH from the coding sequence ATGACCACCGACGCACTTTCCATCCGTTCAGCAATCGTCGGCCGCCAAGGCACCGTTCCCGCCTGCTGCTACCACTGCGGAAACTCCATCAAGATCCCCGCTTCCGCAATGACCGTCACATGCCCCGAATGTTATAAACAACTCAACCTCGAAGACATCTCCGTCCGCGCCATGCACTGGGGAGGCAGCCTCCGAACCACCGGCGTCGTCGTCATCCACAAAAAAGCTCGCGCCGTCTGCAACGACGTCATCGCAAGCCAGGGTGTCCGCATTCTCGGCTCGCTCGAAGCATCAGTCCGATCCGCAGGCCCCGTATACCTCGGCCCAAACGCAACAGTCAAGGGCGCCATCAACGCACCCAAACTCATCGTCGAGCCCGGCGCACAACTCCTCGGCGGGCCCTTCCGCGTCCCCGGCGCATTCATCGAACCACGCCACTGA